Proteins encoded together in one Bombus vancouverensis nearcticus chromosome 14, iyBomVanc1_principal, whole genome shotgun sequence window:
- the LOC117159345 gene encoding uncharacterized protein LOC117159345 isoform X8 produces MAHTALREIVERAVEEARKLPGLGGSGVSGSVPEARNVVEDSYEDILATAILNKVIEKFQKEQVDGNSNVLPGKPVSAKCALSENEAGLDEGVEEGCSSLEPLSQDDCSSDCSASCSRRVRNQPEPLSLTIEERIEEVTTTYASDEDHREHDVLPIKNAHRVPFPELGMDIIDPCQESEDSQDDPDTTTTHIGLVSPIESWEENWLFQKKRVQSQADPVAMLVPNPSADFKALIGDKDAEDTSDLSECSSAQSDEEIEKELMEAISSVVPRSPKKKEFENGLDYLNSSDDFSLKVDDTNSFSNGGYVYVSDEEKTDCRRVKDQRKAEKQREKEEDYKQSVKGNEEVKAKEIKEKEVKRKLERVETEDEKPVSESINVISNGLKKVGMERQKTNEVSEEDKIRNLINGDDFIKVDRSAKKSESDNLSNSVNSKPLTVILPDESELNVPKTPTPTPTRISMEISLGNPHSEKTYISQEKIVLNSLECAKKKLMAVNDDSVEAFEDEETMFAQQKVDFHAEDIQQESEYTEHYDIATQRHLDSLTKSESFESSPLTNSSIEDDESKCRQAVAFAKAESASHLSLQNKDAEEEGRLGTPPRPGTIAEREHKKWENAPPIENNPYSQENIQKRLLERQYSRRSSDIPGIHTELPKSNGADMDVVLAPHEPDIKRFGRDYYINDSRASGNEKGRRSTASTSSRPSSSLSQRSSSNGMADQDQQVSFQLEKFEEASLRGSLSRWTYRDPYSSPQFAINPLLRLELDVSTEPTDRDHEKINGSNENSTGNDVPNGIGYSKNMTKNKEHIDKYEAIIEKETKYFDIDGQDAKSLGTDNDILKLMSSDFSQKVAYNPLYEPEKSILKSDDSGMFSVDMNPMEDNKKQSEEFWRLWINGNQDHTRNDQILSFNGRRYWNLNGYKYHTFGGIKNSLDKSVEDSDAEDNLKMETRDDEPFDITDFSKFKFQTFGGIKKGKKIDGKGIPMYRKMILRSCIRNCKNTKGMRSSQSDSALQRMNGINNASNEKIDQESDRQSDYESDSPEERDTMKYLNINTKRKRNNKFYKKRIKTVFSSYRSSSDESWQDEDVQSPDKVIMRKCLRDTPKKIKLRPNPDNDSNYFFNTSRRKVFNDSLRRVRSQKRLSDDSESLKLEPPIVPEMVEKTFETLKDLRSKGKKKKSKSSESNNQKKTGVRCLTDLTIW; encoded by the exons ATGGCGCACACGGCGCTGCGCGAGATCGTGGAGCGTGCCGTGGAAGAAGCGAGGAAGTTGCCGGGCCTCGGTGGTTCCGGTGTGTCCGGAAGTGTTCCAGAGGCACGGAACGTCGTGGAGGACAGTTACGAGGATATACTCGCCACCGCGATACTCAACAAG GTCATCGAGAAATTCCAAAAGGAACAGGTGGACGGCAATAGCAACGTTCTCCCAGGAAAACCAGTGTCCGCTAAGTGTGCGTTAA GCGAAAATGAGGCAGGTCTCGACGAAGGTGTAGAAGAAGGCTGTAGCAGCCTGGAACCACTGTCTCAGGATGATTGTAGCAGTGACTGCAGTGCGTCTTGCTCGAGACGCGTTAGAAACCAACCGGAGCCATTATCTCTCACG ATAGAGGAAAGAATTGAGGAAGTGACGACAACTTATGCGTCCGACGAGGATCATAGGGAACACGACGTCTTGCCCATCAAGAACGCCCATCGAGTTCCGTTTCCTGAACTTGGAATGGACATTATCGATC CTTGTCAAGAATCGGAGGACAGTCAAGACGATCCAGATACGACGACCACGCACATAGGTTTAGTTTCTCCGATCGAATCGTGGGAAGAGAATTGGCTGTTTCAAAAGAAGAGAGTTCAAAGCCAGGCTGACCCTGTGGCCATGTTGGTGCCTAATCCTAGCGCCGATTTCAAGGCTTTAATCGGTGACAAAGACGCGGAAGACACATCCGATTTGTCCGAGTGTTCATCGGCACAGTCAGACGAAGAGATAGAAAAAGAATTAATGGAAGCCATAAGCAGTGTCGTGCCACGATCTCCGAAGAAAAAGGAGTTCGAGAATGGTCTGGACTATTTGAATTCGTCAGACGACTTTTCGTTGAAGGTGGATGATACGAATTCATTTTCCAATGGCGGATACGTATACGTATCTGACGAGGAAAAGACTGACTGTAGACGCGTGAAAGACCAAAGGAAAGCAGAGAAACagagggaaaaagaagaagattatAAACAAAGTGTAAAGGGAAACGAAGAAGTGAAAGCCAAAGAGATTAAGGAGAAGGAAGTGAAAAGAAAATTGGAGAGAGTCGAAACTGAGGATGAGAAACCTGTTTCAGAATCAATAAATGTAATTAGCAACGGCTTGAAGAAGGTAGGAATGGAGCGACAGAAAACGAACGAGGTATCCGAAGAggataaaataagaaatttaatcaACGGGGACGATTTCATTAAAGTAGATCGATCGGCGAAGAAAAGTGAATCGGATAATCTATCGAATTCTGTTAATTCGAAGCCTTTGACGGTTATCCTGCCCGATGAAAGCGAGCTAAACGTGCCAAAGACACCGACACCCACGCCGACGAGGATTTCCATGGAAATTAGTCTGGGAAATCCTCACAGCGAGAAAACGTACATCTCGCAGGAGAAGATCGTTCTGAATTCCTTGGAATGCGCGAAGAAAAAACTGATGGCCGTCAATGACGACAGTGTGGAAGCATTCGAAGACGAGGAAACGATGTTTGCTCAGCAAAAAGTCGACTTTCATG CCGAAGATATTCAACAGGAAAGCGAATACACCGAACATTACGATATCGCGACTCAGAGACATTTGGATAGCTTGACGAAGTCCGAATCATTCGAGTCTTCGCCATTAACGAATTCCTCGATAGAGGATGACGAAAG TAAGTGCCGACAGGCTGTGGCGTTTGCCAAAGCCGAATCGGCTTCGCATCTGTCCCTGCAGAACAAGGATGCGGAGGAAGAGGGTCGGCTAGGTACTCCTCCGAGACCAG GTACAATTGCTGAACGCGAGCACAAAAAGTGGGAAAATGCACCACCTATCGAGAACAACCCCTATAGCCAGGAAAACATCCAAAAGAGGCTTTTGGAGAGGCAGTACTCTAGAAGATCGTCAGACATTCCTGG AATTCACACCGAATTGCCAAAGAGCAACGGTGCGGATATGGATGTCGTGCTGGCGCCCCATGAACCGGATATCAAAAG GTTCGGCAGGGACTATTACATCAACGATTCAAGAGCGTCGGGTAACGAGAAAGGGAGAAGATCGACGGCGTCGACCTCGAGCAGACCGAGCAGCTCGTTGTCTCAACGATCAAGTTCCAACGGAATGGCGGACCAGGATCAACAGGTGAGTTTCCAGCTCGAAAAGTTCGAGGAGGCTTCCCTGCGTGGCAGCCTTTCTAGATGGACCTATCGCGATCCGTACTCCAGTCCGCAATTTGCCATCAACCCTCTTCTACGTTTGGAACTCGATGTATCAACAGAACCAACTGATCGTGATCACGAAAAAATCAACGGCTCTAACGAAAACTCTACGGGAAACGATGTTCCAAACGGTATAGGATATTCGAAAAATATGACAAAGAATAAAGAACATATTGACAAGTACGAAGCGATCATAGAGAAGGAAACTAAATATTTTGATATCGATGGGCAAGATGCTAAATCTCTTGGCACTGACAATGATATTTTAAAACTTATGTCGAGTGACTTTTCGCAAAAAGTCGCTTATAATCCGCTCTACGAACCCGAGAAAAGTATCCTGAAGTCAGATGACTCAGGAATGTTCTCGGTCGATATGAACCCCATGGAGGATAATAAGAAGCAAAGTGAGGAGTTTTGGAGACTATGGATCAATGGCAATCAGGATCATACGAGAAACGATCAGATTCTGTCGTTCAATGGAAGGAGGTACTGGAACCTTAATGGCTACAAGTATCACACATTCGGAGGAATAAAGAACTCTCTTGATAAAAGCGTGGAAGATTCTGACGCGGAGGATAACTTGAAAATGGAGACACGTGACGACGAGCCCTTCGATATCACGGATTTCAGTAAATTCAAGTTTCAGACGTTTGGCGGTATAAAGAAGGGCAAGAAGATCGACGGTAAAGGAATTCCCATGTATAGAAAAATGATATTAAGATCGTGTATAAGGAATTGTAAGAATACCAAAGGAATGAGGTCGTCTCAAAGCGATTCTGCCTTACAGCGCATGAATGGAATAAATAATGCGTCGAACGAAAAAATCGATCAGGAATCTGATAGACAGAGCGATTACGAAAGTGACAGTCCCGAGGAGAGAGATACGATGAAGTACCTTAATATAAATACGAAGAGAAAGCGCAATAACAAGTTCTACAAGAAACGAATTAAGACGGTGTTTTCGTCGTATAGATCGTCCTCGGACGAATCCTGGCAAGACGAAGATGTTCAATCGCCTGACAAAGTGATAATGCGAAAATGTCTAAGGGACACGCCCAAGAAAATCAAATTACGACCGAATCCGGATAACGattctaattattttttcaatacGTCCAGGAGGAAGGTGTTCAACGATAGTTTGAGAAGAGTTCGATCGCAGAAACGATTGTCGGACGATAGCGAAAGTTTGAAGTTGGAGCCACCTATCGTGCCGGAGATGGTCGAAAAAACTTTCGAAACTTTAAAAGATCTTCGaagcaaagggaagaaaaagaagagcaaAAGTTCCGAATCGAACAACCAAAAAAAGACTGGTGTGAGGTGTTTGACCGATCTGACGATATGGTGA
- the LOC117159345 gene encoding uncharacterized protein LOC117159345 isoform X5: MNGKMLMSPGMSLVVAGVASGICFLIYSGVLRGKPGDSKEDEKQIPVSENRCTCCLKPFFLGRGVRCEDCGGKSCRKGCSRWDPSDNAWHCLFCRQQRYWLKKNGIEAFGGPIDEKDLHRYFNTAKSQVYVAGVENAATSSGQGLATKQEDANTMETVRDFVEKIVVRLMGNLNDTPIHRLYDHPAYKPNTDSPTMAHTALREIVERAVEEARKLPGLGGSGVSGSVPEARNVVEDSYEDILATAILNKVIEKFQKEQVDGNSNVLPGKPVSAKCALSENEAGLDEGVEEGCSSLEPLSQDDCSSDCSASCSRRVRNQPEPLSLTIEERIEEVTTTYASDEDHREHDVLPIKNAHRVPFPELGMDIIDPCQESEDSQDDPDTTTTHIGLVSPIESWEENWLFQKKRVQSQADPVAMLVPNPSADFKALIGDKDAEDTSDLSECSSAQSDEEIEKELMEAISSVVPRSPKKKEFENGLDYLNSSDDFSLKVDDTNSFSNGGYVYVSDEEKTDCRRVKDQRKAEKQREKEEDYKQSVKGNEEVKAKEIKEKEVKRKLERVETEDEKPVSESINVISNGLKKVGMERQKTNEVSEEDKIRNLINGDDFIKVDRSAKKSESDNLSNSVNSKPLTVILPDESELNVPKTPTPTPTRISMEISLGNPHSEKTYISQEKIVLNSLECAKKKLMAVNDDSVEAFEDEETMFAQQKVDFHAEDIQQESEYTEHYDIATQRHLDSLTKSESFESSPLTNSSIEDDESKCRQAVAFAKAESASHLSLQNKDAEEEGRLGTPPRPGTIAEREHKKWENAPPIENNPYSQENIQKRLLERQYSRRSSDIPGIHTELPKSNGADMDVVLAPHEPDIKRFGRDYYINDSRASGNEKGRRSTASTSSRPSSSLSQRSSSNGMADQDQQVSFQLEKFEEASLRGSLSRWTYRDPYSSPQFAINPLLRLELDVSTEPTDRDHEKINGSNENSTGNDVPNGIGYSKNMTKNKEHIDKYEAIIEKETKYFDIDGQDAKSLGTDNDILKLMSSDFSQKVAYNPLYEPEKSILKSDDSGMFSVDMNPMEDNKKQSEEFWRLWINGNQDHTRNDQILSFNGRRYWNLNGYKYHTFGGIKNSLDKSVEDSDAEDNLKMETRDDEPFDITDFSKFKFQTFGGIKKGKKIDGKGIPMYRKMILRSCIRNCKNTKGMRSSQSDSALQRMNGINNASNEKIDQESDRQSDYESDSPEERDTMKYLNINTKRKRNNKFYKKRIKTVFSSYRSSSDESWQDEDVQSPDKVIMRKCLRDTPKKIKLRPNPDNDSNYFFNTSRRKVFNDSLRRVRSQKRLSDDSESLKLEPPIVPEMVEKTFETLKDLRSKGKKKKSKSSESNNQKKTGVRCLTDLTIW; this comes from the exons GAGTGGAAAATGCAGCTACTAGTTCGGGACAGGGTTTGGCCACGAAGCAAGAAGATGCGAACACGATGGAAACGGTTCGAGATTTCGTTGAGAAGATAGTGGTGAGATTGATGGGTAACTTGAACGACACCCCGATCCATCGATTATACGATCATCCAGCAT ACAAACCAAACACGGATTCGCCAACGATGGCGCACACGGCGCTGCGCGAGATCGTGGAGCGTGCCGTGGAAGAAGCGAGGAAGTTGCCGGGCCTCGGTGGTTCCGGTGTGTCCGGAAGTGTTCCAGAGGCACGGAACGTCGTGGAGGACAGTTACGAGGATATACTCGCCACCGCGATACTCAACAAG GTCATCGAGAAATTCCAAAAGGAACAGGTGGACGGCAATAGCAACGTTCTCCCAGGAAAACCAGTGTCCGCTAAGTGTGCGTTAA GCGAAAATGAGGCAGGTCTCGACGAAGGTGTAGAAGAAGGCTGTAGCAGCCTGGAACCACTGTCTCAGGATGATTGTAGCAGTGACTGCAGTGCGTCTTGCTCGAGACGCGTTAGAAACCAACCGGAGCCATTATCTCTCACG ATAGAGGAAAGAATTGAGGAAGTGACGACAACTTATGCGTCCGACGAGGATCATAGGGAACACGACGTCTTGCCCATCAAGAACGCCCATCGAGTTCCGTTTCCTGAACTTGGAATGGACATTATCGATC CTTGTCAAGAATCGGAGGACAGTCAAGACGATCCAGATACGACGACCACGCACATAGGTTTAGTTTCTCCGATCGAATCGTGGGAAGAGAATTGGCTGTTTCAAAAGAAGAGAGTTCAAAGCCAGGCTGACCCTGTGGCCATGTTGGTGCCTAATCCTAGCGCCGATTTCAAGGCTTTAATCGGTGACAAAGACGCGGAAGACACATCCGATTTGTCCGAGTGTTCATCGGCACAGTCAGACGAAGAGATAGAAAAAGAATTAATGGAAGCCATAAGCAGTGTCGTGCCACGATCTCCGAAGAAAAAGGAGTTCGAGAATGGTCTGGACTATTTGAATTCGTCAGACGACTTTTCGTTGAAGGTGGATGATACGAATTCATTTTCCAATGGCGGATACGTATACGTATCTGACGAGGAAAAGACTGACTGTAGACGCGTGAAAGACCAAAGGAAAGCAGAGAAACagagggaaaaagaagaagattatAAACAAAGTGTAAAGGGAAACGAAGAAGTGAAAGCCAAAGAGATTAAGGAGAAGGAAGTGAAAAGAAAATTGGAGAGAGTCGAAACTGAGGATGAGAAACCTGTTTCAGAATCAATAAATGTAATTAGCAACGGCTTGAAGAAGGTAGGAATGGAGCGACAGAAAACGAACGAGGTATCCGAAGAggataaaataagaaatttaatcaACGGGGACGATTTCATTAAAGTAGATCGATCGGCGAAGAAAAGTGAATCGGATAATCTATCGAATTCTGTTAATTCGAAGCCTTTGACGGTTATCCTGCCCGATGAAAGCGAGCTAAACGTGCCAAAGACACCGACACCCACGCCGACGAGGATTTCCATGGAAATTAGTCTGGGAAATCCTCACAGCGAGAAAACGTACATCTCGCAGGAGAAGATCGTTCTGAATTCCTTGGAATGCGCGAAGAAAAAACTGATGGCCGTCAATGACGACAGTGTGGAAGCATTCGAAGACGAGGAAACGATGTTTGCTCAGCAAAAAGTCGACTTTCATG CCGAAGATATTCAACAGGAAAGCGAATACACCGAACATTACGATATCGCGACTCAGAGACATTTGGATAGCTTGACGAAGTCCGAATCATTCGAGTCTTCGCCATTAACGAATTCCTCGATAGAGGATGACGAAAG TAAGTGCCGACAGGCTGTGGCGTTTGCCAAAGCCGAATCGGCTTCGCATCTGTCCCTGCAGAACAAGGATGCGGAGGAAGAGGGTCGGCTAGGTACTCCTCCGAGACCAG GTACAATTGCTGAACGCGAGCACAAAAAGTGGGAAAATGCACCACCTATCGAGAACAACCCCTATAGCCAGGAAAACATCCAAAAGAGGCTTTTGGAGAGGCAGTACTCTAGAAGATCGTCAGACATTCCTGG AATTCACACCGAATTGCCAAAGAGCAACGGTGCGGATATGGATGTCGTGCTGGCGCCCCATGAACCGGATATCAAAAG GTTCGGCAGGGACTATTACATCAACGATTCAAGAGCGTCGGGTAACGAGAAAGGGAGAAGATCGACGGCGTCGACCTCGAGCAGACCGAGCAGCTCGTTGTCTCAACGATCAAGTTCCAACGGAATGGCGGACCAGGATCAACAGGTGAGTTTCCAGCTCGAAAAGTTCGAGGAGGCTTCCCTGCGTGGCAGCCTTTCTAGATGGACCTATCGCGATCCGTACTCCAGTCCGCAATTTGCCATCAACCCTCTTCTACGTTTGGAACTCGATGTATCAACAGAACCAACTGATCGTGATCACGAAAAAATCAACGGCTCTAACGAAAACTCTACGGGAAACGATGTTCCAAACGGTATAGGATATTCGAAAAATATGACAAAGAATAAAGAACATATTGACAAGTACGAAGCGATCATAGAGAAGGAAACTAAATATTTTGATATCGATGGGCAAGATGCTAAATCTCTTGGCACTGACAATGATATTTTAAAACTTATGTCGAGTGACTTTTCGCAAAAAGTCGCTTATAATCCGCTCTACGAACCCGAGAAAAGTATCCTGAAGTCAGATGACTCAGGAATGTTCTCGGTCGATATGAACCCCATGGAGGATAATAAGAAGCAAAGTGAGGAGTTTTGGAGACTATGGATCAATGGCAATCAGGATCATACGAGAAACGATCAGATTCTGTCGTTCAATGGAAGGAGGTACTGGAACCTTAATGGCTACAAGTATCACACATTCGGAGGAATAAAGAACTCTCTTGATAAAAGCGTGGAAGATTCTGACGCGGAGGATAACTTGAAAATGGAGACACGTGACGACGAGCCCTTCGATATCACGGATTTCAGTAAATTCAAGTTTCAGACGTTTGGCGGTATAAAGAAGGGCAAGAAGATCGACGGTAAAGGAATTCCCATGTATAGAAAAATGATATTAAGATCGTGTATAAGGAATTGTAAGAATACCAAAGGAATGAGGTCGTCTCAAAGCGATTCTGCCTTACAGCGCATGAATGGAATAAATAATGCGTCGAACGAAAAAATCGATCAGGAATCTGATAGACAGAGCGATTACGAAAGTGACAGTCCCGAGGAGAGAGATACGATGAAGTACCTTAATATAAATACGAAGAGAAAGCGCAATAACAAGTTCTACAAGAAACGAATTAAGACGGTGTTTTCGTCGTATAGATCGTCCTCGGACGAATCCTGGCAAGACGAAGATGTTCAATCGCCTGACAAAGTGATAATGCGAAAATGTCTAAGGGACACGCCCAAGAAAATCAAATTACGACCGAATCCGGATAACGattctaattattttttcaatacGTCCAGGAGGAAGGTGTTCAACGATAGTTTGAGAAGAGTTCGATCGCAGAAACGATTGTCGGACGATAGCGAAAGTTTGAAGTTGGAGCCACCTATCGTGCCGGAGATGGTCGAAAAAACTTTCGAAACTTTAAAAGATCTTCGaagcaaagggaagaaaaagaagagcaaAAGTTCCGAATCGAACAACCAAAAAAAGACTGGTGTGAGGTGTTTGACCGATCTGACGATATGGTGA